A genomic window from Balaenoptera acutorostrata chromosome 20, mBalAcu1.1, whole genome shotgun sequence includes:
- the LOC103015198 gene encoding signal transducer and activator of transcription 5B isoform X1, producing MAVWIQAQQLQGDALHQMQALYGQHFPIEVRHYLSQWIESQAWDSIDLDNPQENIKATQLLEGLVQELQKKAEHQVGEDGFLLKIKLGHYATQLQNTYDRCPMELVRCIRHILYNEQRLVREANNGNSPAGSLADAMSQKHLQINQTFEELRLVTQDTENELKKLQQTQEYFIIQYQESLRIQAQFAQLAQLNPQERLSRETALQQKQVSLEAWLQREAQTLQQYRVELAEKHQKTLQLLRKQQTIILDDELIQWKRRQQLAGNGGPPEGSLDVLQSWCEKLAEIIWQNRQQIRRAEHLCQQLPIPGPVEEMLAEVNATITDIISALVTSTFIIEKQPPQVLKTQTKFAATVRLLVGGKLNVHMNPPQVKATIISEQQAKSLLKNENTRNDYSGEILNNCCVMEYHQATGTLSAHFRNMSLKRIKRSDRRGAESVTEEKFTILFESQFSVGGNELVFQVKTLSLPVVVIVHGSQDNNATATVLWDNAFAEPGRVPFAVPDKVLWPQLCEALNMKFKAEVQSNRGLTKENLVFLAQKLFNSGSSHLEDYNGMSVSWSQFNRENLPGRNYTFWQWFDGVMEVLKKHLKPHWNDGAILGFVNKQQAHDLLINKPDGTFLLRFSDSEIGGITIAWKFDSQERMFWNLMPFTTRDFSIRSLADRLGDLSYLIYVFPDRPKDEVYSKYYTPVPCEPATAKAVDGYVKPQIKQVVPEFVSASADSAGGSATYMDQAPSPAVCPQAHYNMYPQNPDPVIDNDGDFDLDDTMDVARRVEELLGRPMDNQWIPHAQS from the exons ATGGCTGTGTGGATACAAGCCCAGCAGCTCCAAGGAGATGCCCTTCATCAGATGCAAGCATTGTATGGTCAACATTTCCCCATTGAGGTGCGGCATTACTTATCCCAGTGGATTGAAAGCCAAGCTTG GGACTCAATAGATCTTGATAATCCACAGGAGAACATTAAGGCCACCCAGCTCCTGGAGGGCCTGGTGCAGGAGCTGCagaagaaggcagagcaccaagTGGGGGAAGATGGGTTCTTACTGAAGATCAAGCTGGGGCACTACGCCACGCAGCTCCAG AACACGTATGACCGCTGCCCCATGGAGCTGGTCCGCTGCATCCGCCATATTCTGTACAATGAACAGAGGCTGGTCCGAGAAGCCAACAAT GGTAATTCTCCGGCTGGAAGTCTCGCTGATGCCATGTCCCAGAAACACCTTCAGATCAACCAGACATTTGAGGAGCTGCGACTGGTCACGCAAGACACAGAGAATGAGCTGAAGAAGCTGCAGCAGACTCAAGAGTACTTTATCATCCAGTATCAAGAGAGCCTGAGGATCCAGG ctcagtttgCCCAGCTGGCCCAGCTGAACCCCCAGGAGCGTCTGAGCCGGGAGACGGCCCTCCAGCAGAAGCAGGTGTCCCTGGAGGCCTGGCTGCAGCGCGAGGCCCAGACGCTGCAGCAGTACCGCGTG GAGCTGGCCGAGAAGCACCAGAAGACCCTGCAGCTGCTGCGGAAGCAGCAGACCATCATTCTGGACGACGAGCTGATCCAGTGGAAGCGGCGGCAGCAGCTGGCGGGGAACGGAGGGCCCCCCGAGGGCAGCCTGGACGTGCTACAGTCCTG GTGTGAGAAGTTGGCGGAGATCATCTGGCAGAACCGGCAGCAGATCCGCAGAGCTGAGCACCTCTGCCAGCAGCTGCCCATCCCCGGCCCCGTGGAGGAGATGCTGGCTGAGGTCAACGCCACCATCACAGACATCATCTCAGCCCTGGTGACCAG CACGTTCATCATCGAGAAGCAGCCCCCTCAGGTCCTGAAGACCCAGACCAAGTTCGCAGCCACCGTgcgcctgctggtgggtgggaagCTGAACGTGCACATGAACCCCCCCCAGGTGAAGGCCACCATCATCAGTGAGCAGCAGGCCAAGTCGCTGCTCAAGAACGAGAACACCCGCAA TGATTACAGCGGGGAGATCTTGAACAACTGCTGTGTGATGGAGTATCACCAGGCCACGGGCACCCTCAGCGCCCACTTCAGGAACATG tcCCTGAAACGAATTAAGAGGTCTGACCGTCGTGGAGCGGAGTCGGTGACAGAAGAAAAATTTACAATCTTGTTTGAATCACAGTTCAGTGTTGGTGGAAATGAGCTGGTTTTTCAAgtcaag ACCCTGTCCCTCCCGGTGGTGGTGATTGTTCACGGCAGCCAGGACAACAATGCGACGGCCACTGTTCTCTGGGACAACGCTTTTGCAGAGCCT GGCAGGGTGCCGTTTGCAGTGCCTGACAAAGTCCTGTGGCCGCAGCTGTGCGAGGCGCTCAACATGAAATTCAAGGCCGAAGTGCAGAGCAACCGGGGCCTGACCAAGGAGAACCTCGTGTTCCTGGCGCAGAAGCTGTTCAACAGCGGTAGCAGCCACCTCGAGGACTACAACGGCATGTCCGTGTCCTGGTCCCAGTTCAACAGG GAGAATTTACCAGGACGGAATTACACTTTCTGGCAGTGGTTTGACGGTGTGATGGAAGTGTTAAAAAAACATCTCAAGCCTCATTGGAATGATGG GGCTATCTTGGGTTTCGTGAACAAGCAACAGGCCCACGACCTACTCATTAACAAGCCTGACGGGACCTTCCTGCTGAGGTTCAGTGACTCTGAAATCGGTGGCATCACCATTGCTTGGAAGTTTGATTCTC AGGAAAGAATGTTTTGGAATCTGATGCCTTTTACCACCAGAGACTTCTCCATCCGGTCCCTGGCTGACCGCTTGGGAGACCTGAGTTACCTTATCTACGTGTTTCCTGACCGGCCAAAAGATGAAGTGTACTCCAAATATTACACCCCAGTTCCCTGCGAGCCTGCCACTG CTAAAGCAGTGGACGGGTACGTGAAGCCACAGATCAAGCAAGTGGTCCCTGA GTTTGTGAGCGCCTCTGCGGACTCTGCCGGGGGCAGCGCCACCTACATGGaccaggccccctccccagccgTGTGCCCCCAGGCTCATTATAACATGTACCCACAGAA CCCTGACCCCGTCATTGACAACGATGGGGACTTTGATCTGGACGACACGATGGACGTGGCACGGCGTGTGGAGGAGCTCTTAGGCCGACCTATGGACAATCAGTGGATCCCCCATGCACAGTCGTGA
- the LOC103015198 gene encoding signal transducer and activator of transcription 5B isoform X2, whose amino-acid sequence MELVRCIRHILYNEQRLVREANNGNSPAGSLADAMSQKHLQINQTFEELRLVTQDTENELKKLQQTQEYFIIQYQESLRIQAQFAQLAQLNPQERLSRETALQQKQVSLEAWLQREAQTLQQYRVELAEKHQKTLQLLRKQQTIILDDELIQWKRRQQLAGNGGPPEGSLDVLQSWCEKLAEIIWQNRQQIRRAEHLCQQLPIPGPVEEMLAEVNATITDIISALVTSTFIIEKQPPQVLKTQTKFAATVRLLVGGKLNVHMNPPQVKATIISEQQAKSLLKNENTRNDYSGEILNNCCVMEYHQATGTLSAHFRNMSLKRIKRSDRRGAESVTEEKFTILFESQFSVGGNELVFQVKTLSLPVVVIVHGSQDNNATATVLWDNAFAEPGRVPFAVPDKVLWPQLCEALNMKFKAEVQSNRGLTKENLVFLAQKLFNSGSSHLEDYNGMSVSWSQFNRENLPGRNYTFWQWFDGVMEVLKKHLKPHWNDGAILGFVNKQQAHDLLINKPDGTFLLRFSDSEIGGITIAWKFDSQERMFWNLMPFTTRDFSIRSLADRLGDLSYLIYVFPDRPKDEVYSKYYTPVPCEPATAKAVDGYVKPQIKQVVPEFVSASADSAGGSATYMDQAPSPAVCPQAHYNMYPQNPDPVIDNDGDFDLDDTMDVARRVEELLGRPMDNQWIPHAQS is encoded by the exons ATGGAGCTGGTCCGCTGCATCCGCCATATTCTGTACAATGAACAGAGGCTGGTCCGAGAAGCCAACAAT GGTAATTCTCCGGCTGGAAGTCTCGCTGATGCCATGTCCCAGAAACACCTTCAGATCAACCAGACATTTGAGGAGCTGCGACTGGTCACGCAAGACACAGAGAATGAGCTGAAGAAGCTGCAGCAGACTCAAGAGTACTTTATCATCCAGTATCAAGAGAGCCTGAGGATCCAGG ctcagtttgCCCAGCTGGCCCAGCTGAACCCCCAGGAGCGTCTGAGCCGGGAGACGGCCCTCCAGCAGAAGCAGGTGTCCCTGGAGGCCTGGCTGCAGCGCGAGGCCCAGACGCTGCAGCAGTACCGCGTG GAGCTGGCCGAGAAGCACCAGAAGACCCTGCAGCTGCTGCGGAAGCAGCAGACCATCATTCTGGACGACGAGCTGATCCAGTGGAAGCGGCGGCAGCAGCTGGCGGGGAACGGAGGGCCCCCCGAGGGCAGCCTGGACGTGCTACAGTCCTG GTGTGAGAAGTTGGCGGAGATCATCTGGCAGAACCGGCAGCAGATCCGCAGAGCTGAGCACCTCTGCCAGCAGCTGCCCATCCCCGGCCCCGTGGAGGAGATGCTGGCTGAGGTCAACGCCACCATCACAGACATCATCTCAGCCCTGGTGACCAG CACGTTCATCATCGAGAAGCAGCCCCCTCAGGTCCTGAAGACCCAGACCAAGTTCGCAGCCACCGTgcgcctgctggtgggtgggaagCTGAACGTGCACATGAACCCCCCCCAGGTGAAGGCCACCATCATCAGTGAGCAGCAGGCCAAGTCGCTGCTCAAGAACGAGAACACCCGCAA TGATTACAGCGGGGAGATCTTGAACAACTGCTGTGTGATGGAGTATCACCAGGCCACGGGCACCCTCAGCGCCCACTTCAGGAACATG tcCCTGAAACGAATTAAGAGGTCTGACCGTCGTGGAGCGGAGTCGGTGACAGAAGAAAAATTTACAATCTTGTTTGAATCACAGTTCAGTGTTGGTGGAAATGAGCTGGTTTTTCAAgtcaag ACCCTGTCCCTCCCGGTGGTGGTGATTGTTCACGGCAGCCAGGACAACAATGCGACGGCCACTGTTCTCTGGGACAACGCTTTTGCAGAGCCT GGCAGGGTGCCGTTTGCAGTGCCTGACAAAGTCCTGTGGCCGCAGCTGTGCGAGGCGCTCAACATGAAATTCAAGGCCGAAGTGCAGAGCAACCGGGGCCTGACCAAGGAGAACCTCGTGTTCCTGGCGCAGAAGCTGTTCAACAGCGGTAGCAGCCACCTCGAGGACTACAACGGCATGTCCGTGTCCTGGTCCCAGTTCAACAGG GAGAATTTACCAGGACGGAATTACACTTTCTGGCAGTGGTTTGACGGTGTGATGGAAGTGTTAAAAAAACATCTCAAGCCTCATTGGAATGATGG GGCTATCTTGGGTTTCGTGAACAAGCAACAGGCCCACGACCTACTCATTAACAAGCCTGACGGGACCTTCCTGCTGAGGTTCAGTGACTCTGAAATCGGTGGCATCACCATTGCTTGGAAGTTTGATTCTC AGGAAAGAATGTTTTGGAATCTGATGCCTTTTACCACCAGAGACTTCTCCATCCGGTCCCTGGCTGACCGCTTGGGAGACCTGAGTTACCTTATCTACGTGTTTCCTGACCGGCCAAAAGATGAAGTGTACTCCAAATATTACACCCCAGTTCCCTGCGAGCCTGCCACTG CTAAAGCAGTGGACGGGTACGTGAAGCCACAGATCAAGCAAGTGGTCCCTGA GTTTGTGAGCGCCTCTGCGGACTCTGCCGGGGGCAGCGCCACCTACATGGaccaggccccctccccagccgTGTGCCCCCAGGCTCATTATAACATGTACCCACAGAA CCCTGACCCCGTCATTGACAACGATGGGGACTTTGATCTGGACGACACGATGGACGTGGCACGGCGTGTGGAGGAGCTCTTAGGCCGACCTATGGACAATCAGTGGATCCCCCATGCACAGTCGTGA